In Bacillus sp. DX3.1, the following proteins share a genomic window:
- a CDS encoding DUF445 family protein: MNMWLSIVTTTGIGAVIGGFTNHLAIKMLFRPHRPVYIGKFQVPFTPGLIPKRRDELAVQLGKMVVDHLLTPEGIEKKLTNEDFQRELMIWTQTEMDKFFMNEQTLRDVLEKWEMGYVESRAVQQIERIIAEKIDVFLSQYYTYTWEQALPTSVHEKVEQTIPRIASFIVKKGIEFFESAEGKQRLSKMIDDFFASRGTLLNLVGMFLGNVSLVDRLQPEVIKFLQQDGTKQLLNDVLRKEWEKWKGREVKELESFVSKEAVIQTMISTIKVEETVGTFLNQSVRKACEPVREEIVQNMIPKLVQKGLKWGISNVGNVLERLHLAEIVQQEVSTFSTERLEDLVLSITKSELKMITYLGALLGGTIGLVQGVLLLFLS, from the coding sequence ATGAATATGTGGTTAAGTATAGTAACAACGACGGGCATAGGAGCGGTGATTGGTGGGTTTACGAATCATTTAGCGATTAAAATGTTATTTCGTCCTCATCGCCCCGTTTATATTGGAAAGTTTCAAGTGCCGTTTACACCGGGATTGATTCCGAAACGTCGTGATGAATTAGCAGTTCAATTAGGGAAAATGGTTGTCGATCATTTGTTAACACCGGAAGGGATAGAAAAGAAATTAACAAATGAAGACTTCCAGCGGGAACTGATGATCTGGACACAAACAGAAATGGACAAGTTTTTCATGAATGAGCAAACATTACGGGACGTATTAGAAAAATGGGAAATGGGATATGTAGAGAGCCGTGCCGTCCAACAAATTGAAAGAATCATTGCGGAAAAGATTGATGTATTCTTATCGCAATATTATACATATACATGGGAACAAGCTCTTCCCACTTCGGTTCATGAAAAAGTGGAGCAAACTATTCCAAGGATAGCCTCTTTCATTGTGAAAAAAGGAATTGAATTTTTTGAAAGTGCAGAAGGAAAACAACGTCTTTCAAAAATGATCGATGACTTTTTTGCTTCACGAGGAACGTTATTAAATTTAGTCGGTATGTTTTTAGGGAATGTAAGTCTAGTGGATCGTCTGCAGCCAGAAGTTATTAAGTTTCTACAACAAGACGGAACGAAGCAGTTGCTAAACGATGTGTTGCGAAAAGAATGGGAGAAATGGAAAGGGCGAGAAGTGAAAGAACTGGAGTCTTTTGTATCAAAAGAGGCGGTTATACAAACAATGATATCCACGATAAAAGTCGAAGAAACAGTAGGTACTTTCTTAAATCAATCTGTTCGAAAAGCATGTGAGCCTGTGCGAGAAGAGATTGTCCAAAATATGATTCCGAAGCTAGTGCAAAAAGGCTTGAAATGGGGCATAAGCAATGTGGGAAATGTTCTAGAGCGCTTGCATTTAGCGGAGATTGTGCAACAAGAAGTATCTACATTTTCAACAGAACGATTAGAAGATCTTGTGTTATCGATTACGAAGAGTGAACTGAAGATGATTACATATTTAGGAGCGCTATTAGGAGGGACAATTGGGCTTGTACAAGGTGTATTATTACTGTTCCTATCCTGA